From the Gemmatimonas sp. UBA7669 genome, one window contains:
- a CDS encoding NAD-dependent succinate-semialdehyde dehydrogenase → MASLTFPVHDPATGALVDMVTDHTPDDARAAIVRAHGAWSEWRERPAADRARLLRRWHDALLDHKRPLADLMTREAGKVHAESLGEVDYAASFVEWFAEEARRSYGEIIPSPSRDRRLLVLRQSIGVVAAITPWNFPLAMITRKVAPALAAGCPVIIKPATETPLTALYAERLAHEAGIPAAVYCTLPTSHNAEMGAVFFEDARVRKVSFTGSTAVGKQLVAQSAQHLTKLSLELGGNAPVLVFDDADIERAVRGTMAAKFRHNGQTCVCVNRVFVQAGVHDRFVAQLAQAVQALRSGPPRDTSVQVGPLISERATDKVYQLVHDAVEAGAQLLCGGQVHDGRWFEPTVLADVRADMRISQEEIFGPVAAVQRFETEADVLARANDTPYGLAAYVYSENAARCWRVAEALEYGMVGVNESLIGTTVAPFGGVKQSGMGREGSKQGLEAFQEIKYVCYGGL, encoded by the coding sequence ATGGCCAGCCTGACGTTTCCCGTGCACGATCCTGCCACCGGTGCCCTGGTGGACATGGTGACCGATCACACGCCCGACGATGCACGGGCGGCCATTGTGCGGGCGCACGGGGCCTGGAGCGAGTGGCGTGAACGTCCGGCGGCCGATCGGGCGCGGCTGCTGCGTCGCTGGCATGACGCGCTGCTCGACCACAAGAGGCCGCTCGCCGATCTGATGACGCGGGAGGCCGGAAAGGTCCACGCGGAAAGTCTCGGCGAAGTGGACTATGCCGCGTCGTTCGTGGAGTGGTTCGCCGAGGAGGCCAGGCGCAGCTACGGCGAGATCATTCCGTCGCCATCGCGCGATCGGCGCTTGCTGGTGCTGCGGCAGTCGATTGGTGTGGTGGCGGCGATTACGCCCTGGAACTTCCCGCTGGCCATGATCACGCGCAAAGTGGCGCCTGCACTCGCCGCAGGTTGTCCGGTCATCATCAAGCCGGCCACGGAAACGCCGCTCACGGCGCTCTACGCCGAGCGATTGGCGCACGAGGCGGGCATCCCGGCAGCGGTGTACTGCACGCTGCCCACGTCACACAACGCAGAAATGGGCGCGGTGTTCTTCGAGGATGCGCGGGTGCGCAAAGTGTCGTTCACCGGGTCCACTGCGGTGGGCAAGCAGCTGGTGGCGCAGAGTGCGCAGCACCTCACCAAGCTTTCACTCGAGCTGGGCGGCAACGCACCCGTGCTGGTGTTTGACGACGCCGACATCGAGCGCGCCGTACGTGGTACGATGGCGGCCAAGTTCCGCCACAATGGCCAGACCTGCGTGTGTGTCAATCGTGTGTTTGTGCAGGCGGGTGTGCACGATCGCTTTGTGGCGCAGCTTGCGCAGGCGGTGCAGGCGCTGCGCAGCGGACCACCCCGTGACACGTCGGTGCAGGTGGGGCCGCTCATCTCCGAGCGAGCCACCGACAAGGTGTATCAGCTCGTGCACGACGCGGTGGAGGCCGGTGCGCAACTGCTGTGTGGCGGACAGGTGCACGATGGGCGCTGGTTCGAGCCCACGGTTCTTGCCGACGTGCGTGCGGACATGCGCATCAGTCAGGAAGAGATTTTCGGACCGGTGGCGGCCGTGCAGCGTTTTGAAACAGAGGCGGACGTCCTCGCACGCGCGAACGATACGCCGTATGGACTGGCGGCCTACGTGTACAGCGAAAATGCGGCGCGCTGCTGGCGCGTGGCTGAAGCACTCGAGTACGGCATGGTGGGTGTCAACGAAAGTCTCATTGGCACCACGGTGGCCCCGTTTGGTGGGGTCAAGCAGTCGGGAATGGGGCGAGAGGGATCAAAGCAAGGTTTGGAAGCGTTTCAGGAGATCAAGTACGTCTGCTACGGCGGTCTGTAG
- a CDS encoding VOC family protein, protein MSVTTADIFGSNRAPQPAVPGSYGEAPAVTPLPDALRLGPVRLLVSDLARSQAWYEQVLGLVPLQPPAPGQPLSLGAAGDLEPLVVLDTAPGITPIRPGSRLGLYHFAILLPDRASLGRFVRHLSAIGARAGASDHLVSEALYLTDPDGLGIEVYVDRPREQWQRLGRELMMATDPIDMPSVLASAGNTAWQGMPRGTRMGHLHLHVGDLGKARAFYADAMGFTRMVWRYPGALFLGAGGYHHHLGVNTWAAGAGSPGPLDARLAEWQVVLPTAADVQRVLSQVQDAGFRADATEQVITDPWGRTLRLLAESAAPSA, encoded by the coding sequence ATGTCCGTCACCACCGCCGACATCTTCGGCTCGAACCGCGCCCCGCAGCCCGCTGTCCCCGGCAGCTATGGCGAAGCGCCAGCGGTCACTCCGCTCCCCGACGCGCTGCGTCTCGGGCCCGTGCGTCTGCTCGTCTCCGACCTCGCCCGTTCCCAGGCCTGGTACGAGCAAGTGCTCGGTCTCGTTCCGCTCCAGCCCCCGGCTCCCGGCCAGCCACTGTCCCTCGGCGCTGCCGGTGACCTTGAGCCGCTGGTGGTACTCGACACCGCACCCGGCATCACGCCCATTCGCCCCGGCTCCCGCCTCGGCCTCTATCACTTCGCCATTCTGCTCCCCGATCGCGCGTCACTGGGCCGCTTTGTCCGGCACTTGTCCGCGATCGGTGCACGGGCAGGCGCGAGCGATCATCTCGTGTCCGAGGCGCTCTACCTCACCGATCCGGATGGACTTGGCATCGAGGTGTACGTCGATCGGCCGCGTGAGCAATGGCAGCGACTGGGACGTGAGTTGATGATGGCGACCGATCCCATCGACATGCCGTCCGTGTTGGCTTCGGCCGGCAACACCGCGTGGCAGGGCATGCCGCGCGGCACGCGCATGGGCCACTTGCATCTACATGTGGGTGATCTGGGCAAGGCACGCGCCTTCTACGCCGATGCCATGGGTTTCACACGCATGGTGTGGCGCTATCCCGGCGCGCTGTTTCTCGGGGCCGGTGGTTACCACCACCATCTTGGAGTGAACACCTGGGCGGCTGGCGCCGGGTCACCTGGTCCGCTCGACGCGCGATTGGCCGAGTGGCAGGTGGTGCTGCCAACCGCGGCTGATGTGCAGCGCGTACTGTCGCAGGTGCAGGACGCGGGCTTTAGGGCAGACGCTACGGAACAGGTGATCACCGACCCGTGGGGCCGCACCCTGCGTCTGCTCGCAGAGTCGGCTGCGCCGTCGGCATAA
- a CDS encoding efflux RND transporter periplasmic adaptor subunit, giving the protein MPVHCGSLALLALTLASATACSKDNPPSGGPGAGAASNGARGGPGGGGPGGGRGRGARVEPVQVEVVSRADVARDVATTGLVEPLRTIGVVSQLAGVLESVAVEEGDRVRAGQVLARLAVPEVDAQLASAEVALKVAESAAARSTTLRAAGVITVTEDEAAQAALASARSTRDQLRVRRGFATVTAPADGVVLERRVEPGDVASPQLRLFSVADLSTLVVRVPVSELLIASLREGGKVAVRLDALPGREITGSIRRIFPSADSTTRLVPVEVAINGAAARDVKPGYLARAVFTLSPRTDLLMVPITAVLENPRGAVVYVVQGGKAVRRDVQRGSTFEGRVEITEGLKVGDSVVVAGATFLRDGGEVRVVSPNAPDAPVETRPRDSLSTVGQRPAVGNVP; this is encoded by the coding sequence GTGCCCGTTCATTGTGGGTCGCTTGCGCTGCTGGCGCTCACACTCGCGTCTGCCACTGCCTGTTCAAAGGACAATCCACCATCGGGTGGTCCCGGCGCGGGAGCGGCGAGCAATGGCGCGCGCGGGGGGCCTGGCGGCGGCGGTCCCGGCGGCGGGCGCGGACGCGGTGCACGCGTGGAGCCCGTACAGGTGGAGGTGGTGAGCCGCGCTGACGTGGCGCGTGACGTGGCCACGACGGGCCTGGTCGAACCGCTGCGCACGATTGGCGTCGTCAGTCAGTTGGCGGGCGTGCTCGAGTCCGTGGCGGTGGAAGAGGGCGATCGTGTGCGGGCCGGCCAGGTGCTGGCGCGGCTCGCGGTGCCCGAGGTCGACGCCCAACTGGCAAGCGCCGAAGTCGCCCTCAAGGTGGCGGAGTCGGCGGCAGCGCGTTCGACCACGCTGCGAGCGGCGGGCGTCATCACCGTAACCGAAGACGAAGCCGCACAGGCCGCCCTCGCGTCGGCACGCTCGACCCGCGATCAGTTGCGCGTGCGTCGGGGATTTGCCACCGTCACGGCGCCTGCCGATGGCGTCGTGCTCGAGCGTCGCGTCGAACCGGGTGATGTGGCGTCGCCGCAGCTGCGTCTGTTCTCCGTGGCGGATCTCTCCACGCTTGTGGTGCGCGTGCCCGTATCCGAGCTGCTGATTGCCTCGTTGCGCGAAGGCGGCAAGGTGGCCGTGCGTCTCGATGCCCTGCCGGGCCGCGAGATCACCGGCTCCATTCGTCGCATCTTCCCGAGTGCCGACAGCACCACGCGTCTGGTTCCGGTGGAAGTGGCCATCAACGGGGCAGCCGCCCGCGACGTGAAGCCCGGCTATCTCGCGCGCGCGGTGTTCACACTTTCGCCGCGCACTGATCTGCTCATGGTGCCCATCACTGCCGTGCTGGAGAATCCGCGTGGCGCGGTGGTGTATGTCGTGCAGGGCGGCAAGGCCGTGCGGCGCGACGTGCAACGCGGCTCCACCTTCGAGGGCCGCGTGGAAATCACGGAAGGCCTCAAGGTGGGCGACTCCGTCGTGGTGGCTGGTGCCACGTTCCTCCGTGATGGCGGCGAAGTGCGTGTCGTGTCACCCAATGCGCCCGATGCGCCGGTGGAAACCCGTCCGCGGGACTCACTGTCGACCGTGGGCCAGCGTCCGGCCGTGGGCAACGTGCCATGA
- a CDS encoding DUF305 domain-containing protein — MSLLRFLALLVLPLQPPASAKPDVAFMQGMIAHHAQALTMSALVPARSERPELLALAERIVVSQQDEIAIMQSWLRERKQTVPQVSDAAHAAHRAPGHSAHDMPGMLSAAQMDSLTAATGAPFERLFLRYMIQHHDGALRMVADLLATQGGARDPQVFQFASDVDTDQRAEIRRMRALLDRLPSGTP; from the coding sequence ATGTCCCTGCTCCGCTTCCTCGCGCTCCTCGTCCTCCCGCTCCAACCCCCCGCCTCCGCCAAGCCCGACGTGGCCTTCATGCAAGGCATGATCGCCCATCATGCCCAGGCGCTGACCATGAGCGCGCTCGTGCCTGCGCGCTCAGAGCGACCGGAGCTGCTGGCGCTGGCGGAACGCATTGTCGTGTCGCAGCAGGACGAGATCGCCATCATGCAGTCCTGGTTGCGCGAGCGAAAGCAGACTGTACCGCAGGTATCGGACGCCGCACATGCCGCACACCGCGCGCCCGGCCACAGTGCACATGACATGCCGGGCATGTTGTCGGCGGCGCAAATGGATTCGCTCACGGCGGCCACTGGTGCGCCGTTTGAGCGGCTGTTCCTGCGCTACATGATTCAGCATCACGATGGCGCTTTGCGCATGGTGGCCGATCTGCTGGCCACGCAGGGTGGTGCGCGCGACCCGCAGGTGTTTCAGTTTGCCTCCGACGTGGACACCGATCAGCGCGCCGAAATCCGTCGCATGCGCGCGCTGCTCGATCGGCTGCCGTCCGGCACTCCCTGA
- a CDS encoding ATP-binding protein produces the protein MNAASLVLPLDVFGRRRLKVAFVGTHGVGKTTLCFDLAAQLKRLDLGVDLVKEVARRCPLPINEDTTYDAQAWILHTQIAEELAAAAQYEVVVCDRSVLDNYAYLVARLGRREELEPLVREWVCGYHALFKVPVLQAPRFDGKRAVSPAFQQEIDEIIDDLVRDFAVPVHHLDPGDRDGWTTQALLQLGLPTQPPQIDLFASRESLA, from the coding sequence ATGAACGCCGCGTCTCTCGTCCTGCCCCTCGACGTCTTCGGACGTCGTCGGCTCAAGGTGGCCTTTGTCGGCACACATGGTGTGGGCAAGACCACACTGTGTTTCGATCTCGCCGCGCAACTCAAGCGGCTCGACCTTGGCGTGGATCTCGTGAAGGAAGTGGCGCGTCGCTGCCCACTGCCCATCAACGAAGACACCACCTACGACGCACAGGCCTGGATTCTGCACACGCAGATTGCCGAAGAACTGGCGGCCGCTGCGCAGTACGAGGTGGTGGTGTGCGATCGCTCGGTGCTCGACAACTACGCGTACCTGGTGGCGCGACTGGGACGGCGCGAGGAGCTCGAGCCGCTGGTGCGCGAGTGGGTGTGCGGCTACCACGCGCTTTTCAAGGTGCCGGTGCTGCAGGCCCCACGCTTTGACGGCAAGCGCGCGGTAAGTCCGGCGTTTCAGCAGGAGATCGACGAGATCATTGACGACCTCGTGCGTGATTTTGCGGTCCCGGTGCATCATCTCGATCCCGGCGACCGCGATGGCTGGACGACACAGGCGCTCCTGCAGCTTGGACTGCCCACACAGCCACCGCAGATCGATTTGTTCGCGTCGCGCGAGTCGCTCGCGTAA